One window of the Salmo trutta chromosome 35, fSalTru1.1, whole genome shotgun sequence genome contains the following:
- the LOC115174462 gene encoding pre-mRNA-splicing regulator WTAP has translation MTNEEPLPKKVRLSESDMKTLTREELCVRWNQHEAYVQILEAKYADLNSNDVTGLKESEEKLKQQQQEASRRENILVMRLATKEQEMQECTTQIQYLKQVQQPSAAQLRSSMVDPAINLFFLKMKGELEQTKDKLEQAQNELSAWKFTPDSQTGKKLMAKCRMLIQENQELGRQLSQGRIAQLEAELALQKKYSEELKSSQDELNDFIIQLDEEVEGMQSTILVLQQQLRETRQQLSQNPAQAASAGAGPSRTSPSAEPPSQPEQPSAQAGKDCGRVSNGPSNGSSSSQRGAVTTPSLYREVSSTEEDFPPSPMVSSPGEGETKLSNHSEEAAGGQTGGGAGGTAAGGFGSQLSTGYESVDSPTGSETSLTQHSNDTDSNTDPHEDKSAPVVKGNRTAGSRQAQNGLSASGGTVL, from the exons ATGACAAATGAGGAACCTCTTCCAAAGAAG GTTCGCCTCAGTGAATCTGACATGAAgaccctgaccagagaggaactgtgtgtgag GTGGAACCAACATGAAGCCTACGTCCAGATCCTGGAGGCAAAATATGCTGATCTGAATT CGAACGATGTGACTGGGCTGAAGGAGTCTGAGGAGAAgctgaagcagcagcagcaggaggcgTCACGCAGGGAGAACATCCTGGTCATGCGGCTCGCTACCAAGGAGCAGGAAATGCAAGAGTGTACA ACCCAGATCCAGTACCTCAAGCAAGTACAGCAACCCAGTGCCGCCCAACTGCGGTCATCCATGGTAGACCCGGCCATCAACTTATTTTTCCTCAAAATGAAGGGTGAACTGGAACAGACTAAAGACAAACTGGAGCAGGCCCAAAATGAACTGAGTGCCTGGAAATTTACACCAGATAG CCAGACGGGGAAGAAGCTAATGGCCAAGTGCCGGATGCTGATCCAGGAGAACCAGGAACTGGGGAGGCAACTGTCCCAGGGACGTATCGCCCAGTTGGAGGCAGAGCTGGCCCTGCAGAAGAAGTACAGCGAGGAGCTCAAGAGCAGCCAAGACG AGTTGAATGATTTCATCATCCAGCTGGATGAGGAAGTAGAGGGCATGCAGAGCACCATCCTGGTCCTCCAGCAGCAGCTCAGGGAGACCCGTCAGCAGCTCTCCCAGAACCCAGCTCAGGCTGCCTCTGCCGGGGCAGGCCCCAGCAGGACTTCACCCTCCGCCGAGCCCCCCAGCCAGCCCGAGCAGCCCTCCGCCCAAGCCGGGAAAGACTGCGGAAGGGTCTCCAACGGACCAAGCAATGGCAGCTCGTCCTCCCAGAGGGGTGCGGTGACCACCCCCAGCCTGTACCGCGAGGTCAGCAGCACAGAGGAAGACTTTCCCCCGTCCCCCATGGTCTCCAGCCCCGGTGAGGGCGAGACGAAACTCTCCAACCACTCAGAGGAGGCAGCGGGGGGCCAGACTGGTGGCGGTGCAGGGGGTACAGCAGCAGGGGGGTTCGGGAGCCAGCTGAGCACAGGGTATGAGAGCGTGGACTCCCCGACGGGCAGCGAGACGTCCTTGACGCAGCACTCGAACGACACAGACTCCAACACCGACCCCCACGAAGACAAGTCTGCCCCGGTCGTCAAGGGCAACAGGACTGCGGGGTCGCGGCAGGCTCAGAACGGCCTGAGTGCGAGCGGTGGCACAGTTTTGTAA